The proteins below come from a single Drosophila suzukii chromosome X, CBGP_Dsuzu_IsoJpt1.0, whole genome shotgun sequence genomic window:
- the LOC108011112 gene encoding inositol polyphosphate 5-phosphatase K, whose translation MSQTEAPKSSTNPDSEPDEAKGSAKQLLDTYRVYVVTWNVGSRFPDNISLRQLLGLQDVTASKDSEVPTPHLPDIYALGLQEVNAQLEQQVLGLFKEDPWTRKAKELLRGYDYVAVKTEQMQGLLLSMFVRRQHVEHLQDIEAEFTRTGFGGIWGNKGAVSVRFTLYGCGLAFVVAHLAAHDHQLDERIEDYKNILENHHYHVKRYREIYDHDYVFWFGDLNFRLQGDDSSKEVRELLRDESQHEALIQRDQLYQVREKSQQAFQVLNERLPAFPPTFKFREGTSEYDLKRRPAWTDRIMYAVQPLNRQPGMQLSIEQCSYKSHPVYTISDHKPVTSDFTLKLYPNVRAPGVVFSPLTLWKIGDENTVEYRKQAEFDEGPNDWIGIYPAEYASLADYVAYEYVNQAESPTSSDSNHEADPFDTPSHHRRGRHHHKNRQRLRRQQKDNAQEQVRLDFADDVELRHGEQYLLIYFRNTGVRGVTSVAGISGVFVAEKRPGSPHRTT comes from the coding sequence ATGAGCCAGACGGAGGCCCCCAAGTCGTCCACGAACCCGGACTCGGAGCCTGACGAGGCGAAGGGCAGTGCCAAGCAGCTGCTGGATACGTACCGTGTGTACGTGGTCACCTGGAATGTGGGCAGCCGTTTCCCGGATAACATATCGCTGCGCCAGCTGCTGGGCCTGCAGGATGTGACGGCATCGAAGGATTCGGAGGTTCCAACTCCCCATCTGCCGGACATCTATGCCCTGGGCCTGCAGGAGGTCAATGCCCAGCTGGAGCAACAGGTGTTGGGCCTGTTCAAGGAGGATCCGTGGACGCGCAAGGCCAAGGAGCTGCTCCGCGGCTATGACTATGTGGCCGTGAAGACGGAGCAGATGCAGGGACTGCTGCTCAGCATGTTTGTGCGGCGACAGCATGTCGAGCACCTGCAAGACATCGAGGCGGAGTTTACGAGAACCGGCTTCGGTGGCATTTGGGGCAATAAGGGCGCCGTGAGCGTCCGGTTCACCCTGTACGGCTGCGGCCTGGCCTTTGTCGTGGCCCACCTAGCCGCCCATGACCATCAGCTGGACGAGCGCATCGAGGACTACAAGAATATTCTGGAGAACCATCATTACCATGTCAAGCGGTACAGGGAGATCTACGATCACGATTATGTCTTTTGGTTTGGCGATCTCAACTTCCGGCTGCAGGGCGACGACTCCTCGAAGGAGGTGCGGGAACTGCTGCGCGATGAGTCCCAGCACGAGGCTCTCATCCAGCGCGATCAACTGTACCAGGTGCGCGAGAAATCGCAGCAGGCCTTCCAGGTCTTGAACGAGCGTCTGCCCGCCTTTCCGCCCACCTTCAAGTTCCGCGAAGGCACCTCCGAGTACGATCTGAAGCGTCGGCCAGCTTGGACGGATCGGATTATGTACGCCGTCCAGCCACTGAACAGGCAACCCGGCATGCAGCTGTCCATCGAGCAGTGCTCGTACAAATCCCATCCCGTCTACACCATCAGCGATCACAAGCCGGTGACCAGTGACTTCACCCTTAAACTCTATCCCAATGTGCGAGCACCGGGCGTGGTGTTCTCACCGCTGACGCTCTGGAAGATTGGCGACGAGAACACCGTGGAGTATCGCAAGCAGGCTGAGTTCGATGAGGGTCCCAACGACTGGATTGGCATCTATCCGGCCGAGTACGCCAGTCTGGCGGACTATGTTGCCTACGAGTATGTCAACCAGGCCGAGTCACCCACCTCCTCGGACTCCAATCACGAGGCGGATCCCTTCGACACGCCCTCGCATCATCGCAGGGGTCGGCATCATCATAAGAATCGCCAGCGATTGCGGCGACAACAGAAGGACAATGCCCAAGAGCAGGTGCGTCTCGATTTCGCCGACGATGTGGAGCTGCGGCACGGCGAGCAGTATCTGTTGATCTATTTCCGCAACACCGGAGTGAGGGGCGTGACCAGTGTGGCGGGCATCAGTGGCGTCTTTGTGGCGGAGAAGCGACCGGGCTCGCCCCATCGGACGACGTGA
- the Ubc7 gene encoding ubiquitin-conjugating enzyme E2 G2, whose product MAGSALRRLMAEYKQLTLDPPEGIVAGPISEDNFFEWEALIAGPEGTCFEGGVFPARLVFPPDYPLSPPKMKFTCDMFHPNIFADGRVCISILHAPGDDPMGYELSAERWSPVQSVEKILLSVVSMLAEPNDESGANVDAAIMWRERRDEFNAIARRLVRKTLGLPP is encoded by the exons ATGGCGGGATCTGCGCTGCGCCGCCTAATGGCGGAGTACAAAC AGTTAACACTTGACCCGCCCGAGGGCATTGTGGCCGGACCCATCAGCGAGGACAACTTCTTCGAGTGGGAGGCATTGATTGC CGGACCCGAGGGCACTTGCTTTGAGGGCGGCGTGTTCCCCGCCCGGCTCGTCTTTCCCCCCGACTATCCACTGAGTCCGCCAAAAATGAAATTCACTTGTGATATGTTCCATCCCAACATCTTCGCCGACGGGCGGGTCTGCATATCAATACTCCACGCGCCCGGAGACGATCCCATGGGCTACGAGCTGTCCGCGGAGCGCTGGAGTCCCGTCCAGAGCGTGGAGAAGATCTTGCTCAGCGTGGTCAGCATGCTGGCGG AACCCAACGATGAAAGCGGCGCCAATGTCGATGCCGCCATTATGTGGCGCGAGAGACGAGACGAGTTCAACGCCATCGCCCGACGCCTGGTGCGCAAAACCCTCGGACTGCCGCCGTAA
- the LOC108011150 gene encoding uncharacterized protein: MVNSRSHPADNGPGPGSSGGSSRLALCLIHFVLAVISGWGLKRSTGRQAMAAFGIYFGHSLLCLLRHTHPNPGAVQRLLCDKSRRYSCVLFVTLVVGELQTVNPATRMGDFFGADWERLAFGLWSCVLALAVTSLWFGGSGGGTRSSVGATFIKLDAAQLGLCVLWNVQCLYRIAMVDEHWWSLGLALLVLLNHFILWRLPLHYNITQLEVATVGMCFSTIFALNAIQEQLDAVAS; the protein is encoded by the coding sequence ATGGTGAACAGCAGGAGTCATCCGGCGGATAATGGTCCTGGTCCGGGATCTAGTGGTGGATCCTCCCGCCTGGCCCTGTGCCTTATCCACTTCGTGCTGGCCGTCATCTCCGGCTGGGGACTGAAACGGAGCACCGGCCGCCAGGCGATGGCCGCCTTTGGCATCTACTTTGGCCACAGCCTGCTCTGCCTGCTGCGGCACACGCATCCCAATCCGGGTGCAGTTCAGCGGCTGCTGTGCGACAAGTCGAGGCGTTACTCCTGCGTACTGTTTGTCACCCTGGTGGTGGGCGAGCTGCAGACCGTGAATCCGGCCACCCGAATGGGTGATTTCTTCGGCGCCGACTGGGAGCGCTTGGCGTTTGGTCTCTGGAGCTGCGTCCTGGCACTGGCGGTTACCAGCTTGTGGTTCGGTGGAAGCGGTGGAGGCACTCGCAGTTCTGTGGGCGCCACCTTTATCAAGCTGGATGCCGCCCAATTAGGCCTCTGTGTCCTGTGGAACGTCCAGTGTCTGTATCGCATTGCCATGGTCGACGAGCACTGGTGGTCACTCGGCCTGGCGCTGCTCGTCCTGCTGAACCACTTTATACTGTGGCGGCTGCCGCTGCACTACAATATCACCCAGCTGGAGGTGGCCACCGTGGGCATGTGCTTCAGCACCATCTTCGCTCTGAACGCGATCCAGGAGCAACTGGATGCAGTGGCGAGCTGA
- the SMC3 gene encoding structural maintenance of chromosomes protein 3 produces MHIKQIIIQGFKSYKDQTVVEPFDKRHNVVVGRNGSGKSNFFYAIQFVLSDEFTHLRPEQRQSLLHEGTGARVISAYVEIIFDNSDNRVPIDKEEIFLRRVIGAKKDQYFLNKKVVPRNEVVNLLESAGFSSSNPYYIVKQGKINQMATAADSYRLKLLREVAGTRVYDERKEESLNLLRETDSKVEKISEYLKTIEDRLQTLEEEKEELKEYQKWDKTRRTLEYIRYETELKDTRKALDELQLQRKSSSDKKKIYNIEIQKAQEKIKDVQKNLKEAKKKVQGTKEERSVLMTEQQQLLREKTKLDLTIVDLNDEVQGDNKSKERADQELKNLKVTIAEREKELDDVKPKYEAMKRKEEDCSRELQLKEQKRKELYAKQGRGSQFSSREDRDKWITNELKSISKQTRDKIAHHAKLVEDLKKDATSEKDLGQKIEEHSSELEQLRLQIDEHNKKYYELKKTKDQHQSMRNELWRKETQMTQQLQTHKEELSRADQALRSMAGKPILNGCDSVRKVLDSFVERGGQSAEIARAYYGPVIENFSCDKTIYTAVEVTAANRLFHHIVESEYEGTQILKEMNKLKLPGEVTFMPLNRLQVKIHDYPDDPDSIPMISKLKYDEQHDKALRYIFGKTLICRNLERATELAKSTGLDCVTLDGDQVSSKGSLTGGYFNTSRSRLEMQKKRTEYTSQITEFEKKLGKLRNELKSTENNINSIVSEMQKTETKQGKSKDVFEKVQGEIRLMKEELVRIEQYRAPKERSLAQCKASLESMTSTKSSLEAELKQELMSTLSSQDQREIDQLNDDIRRLNQENKEAFTQRMQFEVRKNKLDNLLINNLFRRRDELIQALQEISVEDRKRKLNNCKTELVSAEKRIKKVNSDLEEIEKRVTEAVQLQKELQLELETHVRKEKEAEENLNKDSKQLEKWSTRENMLNEKIDECTEKIASLGAVPQVDPAYSRMSLKNIFKELEKANQHLKKYNHVNKKALDQFLSFSEQKEKLYRRKEELDIGDQKIHMLIQSLEMQKVEAIQFTFRQVAQNFTKVFKKLVPMGAGYLILKTKDNEGEEMEKEVANSDAFTGIGIRVSFTGVEAEMREMNQLSGGQKSLVALTLIFSIQKCDPAPFYLFDEIDQALDAMHRKAVADMIHELSDTAQFITTTFRPELLENAHKFYGVRFRNKVSHIDCVTREEAKDFVEDDSTHA; encoded by the exons ATGCACATCAAGCAG ATTATTATACAAGGCTTCAAGAGTTACAAGGACCAGACGGTGGTGGAACCATTCGACAAGCGCCACAATGTTGTGGTTGGACGTAATGGCTCCGGCAAGAGCAACTTCTTCTACG CCATCCAGTTCGTGCTGAGCGATGAGTTCACCCACCTGCGGCCAGAGCAGCGCCAGTCGCTCCTCCACGAGGGAACAGGTGCCCGCGTCATCTCCGCCTATGTGGAGATCATCTTCGACAACTCGGACAACCGGGTTCCA ATCGACAAGGAGGAGATCTTCCTGCGGCGCGTGATTGGCGCCAAGAAGGATCAGTACTTTCTCAACAAGAAGGTGGTGCCGCGCAATGAGGTGGTCAATCTGCTGGAATCGGCCGGCTTCTCCAGCTCCAATCCCTACTACATTGTGAAGCAGGGCAAGATCAATCAGATGGCCACGGCGGCCGATTCCTATCGCCTTAAGCTGCTCCGCGAGGTAGCGGGCACGCGAGTGTACGACGAACGGAAGGAGGAGTCGTTGAATCTGCTGCGGGAGACGGACAGCAAGGTGGAGAAGATCAGCGAGTACCTGAAGACCATCGAGGATCGCCTGCAGACGCTCGAGGAGGAAAAGGAGGAGCTGAAGGAGTACCAGAAGTGGGACAAGACGCGGCGCACCCTGGAGTATATACGGTATGAGACCGAGCTGAAGGACACCAGGAAGGCGCTCGACGAGCTGCAGCTGCAGCGCAAATCCTCCTCGGATAAGAAGAAAATCTACAACATCGAGATCCAGAAGGCGCAGGAGAAGATCAAGGATGTGCAAAAGAACCTGAAGgaggccaagaagaaggtgCAGGGCACCAAGGAGGAGCGCTCCGTGCTGATGACCGAGCAGCAGCAGTTGCTACGCGAGAAGACCAAACTGGACCTGACCATCGTCGATCTGAACGACGAAGTTCAGGGCGACAATAAGTCCAAGGAGCGCGCCGACCAGGAGCTAAAGAACCTTAAGGTGACGATAGCGGAGCGCGAAAAGGAACTGGATGACGTGAAGCCCAAGTACGAGGCGATGAAGCGCAAGGAGGAGGACTGCTCCCGGGAGCTGCAGCTTAAGGAGCAGAAGCGCAAGGAGCTCTACGCCAAGCAGGGTCGCGGCTCGCAGTTCTCCTCTCGCGAGGATCGCGACAAGTGGATCACCAACGAGTTGAAGTCCATTAGCAAACAGACGCGTGACAAGATCGCCCATCATGCCAAGCTGGTGGAGGATCTGAAGAAGGACGCCACCTCCGAGAAGGATCTGGGCCAGAAGATCGAGGAGCACTCGTCTGAGCTGGAGCAACTCCGACTTCAGATCGATGAGCACAACAAGAAGTACTACGAGCTGAAGAAGACCAAGGATCAGCACCAGTCCATGCGAAACGAGTTGTGGCGCAAGGAAACCCAGATGACGCAGCAGCTGCAAACGCACAAGGAGGAGCTATCGCGGGCCGACCAGGCGCTGCGCAGCATGGCCGGCAAGCCGATCCTCAACGGCTGTGATTCGGTGAGGAAGGTGCTGGACAGCTTCGTGGAACGTGGCGGCCAATCGGCGGAGATTGCACGGGCCTACTACGGACCCGTGATCGAGAACTTTAGCTGCGACAAGACCATATACACGGCCGTGGAGGTGACGGCGGCCAATCGGTTGTTCCATCACATTGTGGAGTCGGAATACGAGGGCACGCAGATTCTCAAGGAGATGAACAAGCTGAAGCTACCCGGCGAAGTGACCTTTATGCCCCTGAACCGCCTGCAGGTGAAAATACACGATTATCCGGATGATCCCGACTCCATACCGATGATCTCCAAGCTGAAGTACGATGAGCAGCACGACAAGGCCCTGAGGTATATCTTCGGCAAGACGCTCATCTGCAGGAATCTGGAGCGTGCCACCGAGCTGGCCAAGAGCACGGGTCTAGATTGCGTCACGCTGGACGGAGATCAGGTGTCCTCGAAGGGATCCCTCACCGGTGGCTACTTCAATACATCACGCTCACGCCTGGAGATGCAAAAGAAGCGCACGGAATACACCAGCCAGATAACTGAATTCGAAAAGAAACTGGGCAAGCTGCGCAACGAGCTCAAGTCCACCGAGAACAACATTAATTCGATCGTCTCCGAGATGCAGAAAACGGAAACGAAGCAGGGCAAGTCGAAGGATGTGTTTGAGAAGGTGCAGGGCGAGATTCGGCTGATGAAGGAGGAACTGGTGCGCATCGAGCAGTACCGGGCGCCCAAGGAACGCTCTCTGGCGCAGTGCAAAGCCTCCTTGGAGTCGATGACGAGCACCAAGTCCAGTTTGGAGGCAGAGCTCAAGCAGGAGCTGATGTCCACGCTGTCGTCGCAGGATCAGCGGGAGATTGACCAGCTGAACGACGATATCCGTCGACTCAACCAGGAGAACAAGGAGGCCTTCACGCAGCGCATGCAATTCGAGGTGCGCAAGAACAAGCTGGACAACCTGCTGATCAACAATCTGTTTCGCCGCCGCGATGAACTCATCCAGGCGCTGCAGGAGATCTCCGTGGAGGATCGCAAACGCAAACTGAACAACTGCAAGACGGAGCTGGTTTCCGCCGAAAAGCGAATCAAGAAGGTCAACTCGGATCTGGAGGAGATCGAGAAGCGGGTCACGGAAGCGGTGCAGCTGCAAAAGGAGCTGCAGCTCGAATTGGAGACGCATGTGCGCAAGGAGAAGGAGGCGGAGGAGAATCTCAACAAGGATTCCAAGCAGCTGGAGAAATGGTCTACCCGGGAGAACATGCTCAACGAGAAGATCGACGAGTGCACGGAAAAGATCGCCAGCTTGGGCGCCGTGCCGCAGGTGGATCCCGCCTACAGTCGTATGTCGCTGAAGAACATCTTCAAAGAGCTGGAGAAGGCCAATCAGCATTTAAAGAAGTATAACCATGTCAACAAGAAGGCCCTGGATCAGTTCTTAAGCTTCTCCGAGCAGAAGGAGAAGCTCTATCGGCGCAAAGAGGAGCTGGACATTGGCGACCAGAAGATCCACATGCTCATACAGTCGCTGGAAATGCAAAAGGTGGAGGCCATCCAGTTTACGTTCCGGCAGGTGGCCCAGAACTTCACGAAAGTGTTCAAGAAGCTGGTGCCCATGGGCGCGGGCTATCTCATCCTGAAGACCAAGGACAACGAGGGCGAGGAGATGGAGAAGGAGGTGGCCAATTCCGATGCCTTCACGGGGATCGGCATTCGGGTTTCCTTCACTGGTGTTGAGGCTGAGATGCGTGAGATGAATCAGCTGTCCGGTGGCCAGAAGTCCCTGGTCGCCCTGACCCTCATCTTCTCCATCCAAAAGTGCGATCCGGCTCCCTTCTACCTGTTCGATGAGATAGATCAA GCCCTGGATGCAATGCATCGGAAGGCTGTGGCGGACATGATCCACGAGCTCAGCGACACGGCGCAGTTCATTACGACAACGTTCCGGCCGGAATTGCTGGAGAACGCGCACAAGTTCTATGGTGTGCGATTCCGCAACAAGGTCAGCCACATTGATTGTGTGACCCGGGAGGAGGCCAAGGACTTTGTCGAGGACGACAGCACCCATGCCTAG